The proteins below are encoded in one region of Vulpes lagopus strain Blue_001 chromosome 10, ASM1834538v1, whole genome shotgun sequence:
- the SPSB1 gene encoding SPRY domain-containing SOCS box protein 1, with the protein MGQKVTGGIKTVDMRDPTYRPLKQELQGLDYCKPTRLDLLLDMPPVSYDIQLLHSWNNNDRSLNVFVKEDDKLIFHRHPVAQSTDAIRGKVGYTRGLHVWQITWAMRQRGTHAVVGVATADAPLHSVGYTTLVGNNHESWGWDLGRNRLYHDGKNQPSKTYPAFLEPDETFIVPDSFLVALDMDDGTLSFIVDGQYMGVAFRGLKGKKLYPVVSAVWGHCEIRMRYLNGLDPEPLPLMDLCRRSVRLALGKERLGDIHTLPLPASLKAYLLYQ; encoded by the exons ATGGGTCAGAAGGTCACCGGAGGGATCAAGACCGTGGACATGAGGGACCCCACGTACCGGCCCCTGAAGCAGGAGCTCCAGGGCCTGGACTACTGCAAGCCCACCCGCCTGGACCTGCTGCTAGACATGCCCCCCGTGTCCTACGACATCCAGCTGCTCCACTCATGGAATAACAATGACCGATCGCTCAATGTCTTTGTGAAGGAGGACGACAAGCTGATCTTTCACCGGCATCCGGTGGCCCAGAGTACAGATGCCATCAGGGGCAAAGTTGGGTACACGCGTGGGCTGCATGTTTGGCAGATCACGTGGGCCATGAGGCAGCGGGGCACACACGCTGTGGTTGGGGTGGCAACAGCAGATGCCCCCCTGCACTCTGTCGGGTACACAACCCTCGTGGGGAACAACCATGAGTCTTGGGGCTGGGACTTGGGGCGCAACCGGCTCTATCATGATGGCAAAAACCAACCAAGCAAAACATACCCGGCCTTTTTGGAGCCGGATGAGACATTTATTGTCCCCGACTCCTTCCTCGTGGCCCTGGACATGGATGACGGGACTCTGAGCTTCATTGTGGACGGACAGTACATGGGAGTGGCTTTTCGAGGACTCAAGGGCAAAAAACTATATCCTGTAGTGAGCGCCGTCTGGGGCCACTGTGAGATCCGCATGCGCTACTTGAATGGACTTGACC CCGAGCCCCTGCCGCTCATGGATCTCTGCCGCCGCTCGGTGCGCCTGGCCCTCGGGAAGGAGCGTCTGGGTGACATCCACACGCTGCCGCTGCCGGCCTCTCTCAAGGCCTACCTCCTCTACCAGTGA